One Companilactobacillus heilongjiangensis genomic window, ATCAAGACAGATGTTGGCAGTGATGAAAATTATCCAACATTCTGTGCTAGATGTGCTAAAATTGTTGCTAAGGAATATCCCGAAACAATGACGGATGGCTTTGATGAATAGGATAGGTGACTAAATGTTTACCGGAAAAATTATAAGATTTAATAATGATCGTGGCTTTGGTTTTATCAATAACGATGGTGAAGATATTTTCTTCTTTGCTGACTCAGTTCTTAACCGTGATGATTACTATATCAAAAACGGATTAACAGTCAGTTATGAAGTTGCACCTGGTTATAAAGGACCACAGGCTGTAAATATTAGTATTAAAGACGAGGAAGAAAGCGCTGAATAGTGCTTTCTTTTTCTTTTGTTATTATTGGTGTATTGAAGGATGCCGCCACCGGGCGTGAGGAATGGCAGTCTGCTGTGTGG contains:
- a CDS encoding cold-shock protein; translated protein: MFTGKIIRFNNDRGFGFINNDGEDIFFFADSVLNRDDYYIKNGLTVSYEVAPGYKGPQAVNISIKDEEESAE